From Pseudomonadota bacterium:
ATCATATGAAGCTTCCAGGGTTGAAACTCCGGAAGCATCAATTTCGACCACCTCTTCATGGGCATACACTTTTGCCCCCATAGTTGAAAGCAAGGTACAGATGGTTGAGATATCCCGCAGACGGGGAACATTGCTGAACCTGTTGCGACCCCCGGAAACCAGAAGGCTGGAAGCAAGAATAGGCAAGGCAGCATTTTTAGCCCCGCTGACTTCCACTTCTCCAGTCAGCCGATGGCCACCTCTGACTACGATTTTATCCATTGTCCGACAACTACCCTTTCTATTCCCTGAAGATCCAAAACCGTATCTAAACTATGAGGGTTTTGCTCAACCAACAGTGCCTTTACTTTTCCCGCCTGGCCATCCCCCACTTCCACTATCAAAAAACCGCCATCAGGCAATAACGAAGAAATTCTTTGACTCAATATCCGATAATAATCCAACCCATCAGGACCACCATCCAGAGCCCGCTGAGGCTCCCGCCTCACTTCCCCTGCCAGTTTTTTCAGCTCTGCAGTCGGGATATAGGGCGGATTGCTGAGAATGATATCCCAATTCTGTCCCGGATCGGGCCGTACTTCAGCCAAATCAGCTACTGAAAATGCAACCCGTTCCAATTTCAACCGCCGGGCATTTTTGCTGGCCACTTCCACCGCCTTGGGGCTCAGATCAAATCCCAACCAGTTTAAGCCGGCATGGGCCTGAAAATGGTGAGCAATGGACAATAAAATATTACCGCTGCCAGCACCTAAATCAACCACGGTTCCGCCAGCTGGATAGTACTGATTGATAATTGTAATGGCGGCCTCAACCAGATGTTCCGTTTCGGGGCGCGGGATCAGCACTTTGGAATTCACCCTGAAGGGTAAAGACCAGAACTCCTTTTCTCCGAGGATATAGGCAATGGGCTCCCGCTCCCGCCGCCTGATAAGTAACTTTTTAAAAACTGCCCGTTCCGTTGCTGAAGTTGGCTGGTCATAATTCAAATATAAATCTATCCGATCACAGGACAACACCCTGGCCAACAGCAGCTCAGCATCCAGTCTCGGAGTGGTTATGCCGTACTTCTCCAGATAGGGTGAAGCCCAGTCCAGCAATTTTATCACCGTCCAGTTCTCGCTCATTCCTGCCCGGCCTTCAACGCCTCCGCCTGATAAAAGGTTATCAGGGCTGAAATGATCTCATCAAGATCACCAGCCATCACCTGCTCAAGCTTATGTAAAGTCAGACCGATACGATGGTCTGTGATCCTCCCCTGGGGGAAATTATAGGTTCGGATCCGTTCACTGCGATCCCCGGAACCCACCTGTTGACGCCTATCAGCGGAAATCTGATCATGCTGTTCCTGCTGTTTCAGGTCAAACAATCTGGCCTTAAGAATCTGCATGCCTTTAGCCTTGTTTTTATGCTGAGATTTCTCATCCTGGCAGGAAACCACCAGCCCTGTGGGAACATGGGTTATCCGCACCGCCGAGTCAGTGGTATTAACACTTTGCCCACCGGGTCCGGAAGCCCGGTAAACATCAATGCGCAGATCACCTGGATTAATTTCCAGTTCCACATCATCCACTTCCGGTAAAATCGCCACAGTCACTGCAGACGTATGTATTCGCCCCTGGGATTCGGTGGTAGGAACTCTTTGAACCCGGTGGACGCCACTTTCAAATTTCAGTTGACTATAAACCCCCTGCCCCTGAACCAGGGCAATAATTTCCTTGAAGCCGCCAACCCCGATCATACTCTGACTTAAAATTTCAAGCTTCCATCGACGCTGATCGGCATAGCGACTGTACATTCGAAACAGATCAGCAGCAAAGAGGGCGGCTTCATCCCCGCCGGTTCCGGCGCGGATTTCCAGGACCACATTTTTTTCATCATTGGGGTCTTTCGGCAACAGAAGTCGGCGCAACCTGTCCACCAGCAATTCTTTTTTTTCCAGCAAATCCGGAAGTTCTTCCTGGGCCAGGGATTTCAATTCTTCATCATCGCCCTGGATGACCTCCTGATTTTCCATCAGCTCTACTTCAATCTGTTTGTATTCACGATAGCTGGTTACTAAAGGGCGCAATTCCGCGGCTGCTTTCGCTGTAGCTTGAAATCGCTTGGGATCAGAGGCAATCTCCGGCTGCATCATTTCCCGTTCCAAATCAATAAATTTTTCTTCCACTTCACCTAGCTTGGAAAACATAATCACGACCTTTGGAAATTATGTAACTATTCAGCTTTAGCCAGCTAGCAGCTTGATTCCGCAGGGGACTGAATTTTTTTCACGAAAACCGGGAGACAGATTAAATTTTTTCATTTTGAGATGGTACTAAAATCAATTAAAGATCGATATTATTCGGTGAAAATCATTCTGTCCCCGAAAAAGAAAAAATAAAATCTGTCCCCTGCAGGTAAAGACAACCCTGCTGAATAGTTACGAAATTATCACCAAAAAAAACAAAAGACAGGGTACTCATGGACCCTGCCTGCAACCTTTACATATCTGTTTCATTTTTCACCATCACCAACAGGTGAAAGTTTCGCCGGACAGTCTACTCCAATTCAGCAAATTCCCGCCTCACGGCCTTCGCCTCCCCACAACTCATCGGCCCTTCCGGGCAGGGTCCGGAAAGACAGGCTGGACCGGCATCATGAAAAAGCGGCAAGGCAATTTTCCTCAGTTGACGTAATATTTCAGTGGCCAGCACTCTAATTTCCCACTGGGCCCGCCGGCAACAACGAAGCCGAAAAAAATGACGTAATTCCCGGGCATTCATGCTCATTACCAATCGGGTATCAGCAGCATTGGGAAGAACAAACCTCGCATCCTCAGCCGGAATCTTCCGTTCGCGCAGGTGGCGATAAAACTCTGCTGATTGTTCCATCATTCTATCATATTCCTGGCGCAAAGACTCATCTTTCAGGATAGAAGGTGGAACTTGATAAGAAAAACCTTTGTCAAAGCTGACATATCGCTGGCTTTGCTGAGAAAAGGAAGCCAGTCGATGGCGGACCAGCTGGTGGCTGAGTACCCGTGAAACCCCTTCAATACCAAGAGAGAATGAAGCGTGCTCCAGTACCGACTCGTGTCCCAACGCCAAAACTTTTTCAATCAACTGCTGATCTTCAGCAATGTCACTGCACCACAGATTCTCAATATCCAGGGGTGAATAACACAAACGGGCAGCCATCGCCACCACTTTTACCGGCTCAGCCGTATGCGCAAGAACAGTAGCCTGCAAAAACTAATTTCCCGGCTTGCTGTATTTCCGGCGGAATTTCTCTATACGGCCGGCTGTATCAAGTAATTTCTGTTTGCCGGTATAAAAAGGATGACACTCGGAACAAATCTCAACTTTTATCTCCGGGATAGTTGCCCGGGTGTCAAAACTGTTCCCACAGGCACAGGTTACTTTGCAGGCATCATACTTAGGATGGATATCTTTTTTCATAAAAATACTTTAACCTCCTGTATAGCGCATTTTTCTAGCGCTGACATTTAATGTGGCAAATCAAAACAGATAGTTAGCCGGAAGCGGCTGTTTTTGTCAATTATTTTTTTCTTTTACTCCAATGAAAGTTATTTCCATAAGCTGCCAAAGCTCTAACTGTTCATGGAATCGAGAAATTCGGCATTATTTTTTGTGCCTTCCATTTTTTCCAACAGGAATTCCATGCTTTCCACTATTCCCATGGGCTGGAGAAATTTTCGTAATATCCATACCAGTTGCAGGTCACGTTTACTCATCAGCAGGTCTTCCCTCCTGGTTCCTGATCGCGCAATATCAATGGCCGGAAAAGTTCGTTTATCCGCCAGTTTCCGGTCAAGGTGGAGCTCCATGTTTCCCGTCCCTTTAAATTCTTCAAAAATAACATCATCCATCCGGCTTCCGGTTTCAATCAAGGCGGTGGAAATGATGGTCAGGGAACCACCTTCCTCAATATTTCTGGCCGCCCCGAAAAAGCGCTTGGGTTTATGCAGGGCATTGGAATCAACCCCGCCGGAAAGCACCTTGCCACTGGGAGGAACTACGGTGTTATATGCCCGGGCCAAGCGGGTAATGCTGTCCAGCAGAATAACCACATCATGTTTATGTTCAACCAGTCTTTTGGCCTTTTCAATGACCATTTCCGCCACCTGCACATGTCGCTGGGCAGGCTCGTCAAAGGTGGAAGAAATCACCTCGCCGTCTACCGATCTCTGCATATCGGTCACCTCTTCCGGCCGTTCATCAATGAGCAGGACAATCAGGGTAATCTCGGGATGATTGGCCGTCAGACTATTGGCAATATTTTTTAGCAGTACGGTCTTACCCGTCCGGGGCGGGGCTACAATCAGACCACGCTGACCTTTGCCTATGGGAGTTATCAGATCCATGATCCTCATGGCATAGTTATCATGTTCCCGTTCCATGACGAAGTGTTCATCAGGGAAGAGGGGAGTCAGGTTATCAAATAAAATTTTATCCCTGGCACTTTCGGGGTCTTCATGATTGACAGCTTGGACCTTCAAAAGGGCAAAATAACGCTCACTTTCCTTTGGTGAGCGGATCTGCCCGGAAACGGTATCGCCGGTACGTAAATTAAACCGGCGGATCTGGGAAGGCGAAACATAAATATCATCCGGCCCCGAAATATAATTATAATCCGGAGCCCGCAAAAAACCAAAACCGTCAGGAAGAATTTCCAGCACTCCTGAACCCTGAATCTCACCATTTTTATTGGTGTGGGCCTGCAACAAAGCAAAAATCAGGTCCTGTTTCCTCATGCCGGCAGCACCTTCGACTTTCAATTCCTTAGCCAGCGCCGTGAGGTCAGAAATTTTCTTGTTTTTCAGTTCGTTTAAATTCATCGATATGTCCTCAAATAATTAAAAGATATATACAGAAACAGTTCAGGGGCTAGTCGGCAACATTTTTTAAGGAAAATATTTTTTTAGCGACAGGATTTGGCCTGATATATCATATTGGTCAATAAGGGAGGTTTCCTCTCAGGAATCTGATTACCTGAACAGGAATATAGCTATAAAAACCAACACACAATATGTAGCAACTAATTTTCTATTATTTCCTAATAGAAACATACAAGAAAGGAATCAGATTACTGGTATTGTAAGTACTATGCTGGTAAAAAGGGGAGGGAAAATCAATCCCGTTGTTAAATTTCACTAATCTTATAAACGATATAATTATTTACGCTGGTTTTGTCAATCTTTTTTTCTCACTATATTAATCGGCTCTCCTGACTGGCTATAATTCCGGATCCATTCACCTCTGAACCAACAGCCACTCTTTCAGCTGGCGCAAAGCCTCTCCCCGGTGACTGATACGCTGCTTTTCAGCCAGATTGATTTCAGCCATGGTTTTAGTGTAATCCGGAGCCAGAAGGAATAGAGGATCATAACCAAAACCTTCATCCCCTTTCATTGTTGCGGCTATTCGCCCCTCGCAACGGCCTTCAAACTGGTGAATTTTACCACTTGGTGTTGCCAGTACCATGACACAGACAAACCAGGCCTGTCGCCGGACGACAGAGACATCCTGCAGTTTTGCCAGCAGGTGAAGATTATTTGCCCGGTCATCAGCATCGTCACCGGCATAACGGGCGGAATAAATACCCGGCTCACCGTTCAGGCTGGGCACGACAAGCCCGGAATCGTCAGCCAACACCCAGCTACCGGTTTTTTTAACCACAAACAGGGCTTTTTGTCTGGCGTTGGCGGAAAATGTCTCGCCATTTTCCGCCGGCATTTTAACATCGGTAAAATCTGCCAGCGACTTTAAATTAATCGGCAAGTCTGCCAGCAGGTCGCGAATTTCCCGCAGTTTCCCCAGGTTTCCAGTGGCAACAACAATTTCACGGGGCATCATCTCTTTACGGTAGCATCCTTTTATTCATCAGTGTTCATCACCAGCGATTGAAGACGGCCGGCAAACACATCATCATCCATCTGTTTGATTAAATCATTTATTCCGGCTTGTGCCAGAGCCAGCATTTTCTGGAGGGGATCCATCCCAAAAGATGTTCCTTCGGCAGTCCCCTGGAGTTCAACAAATTCACCTCTGCCGGTCATCACCACATTCATATCAACTTCAGCGGTTGAATCTTCGCGATAATCAAGATCGAGAACCGGCATGTTCCCCACCATGCCAACGCTGACTGCGGCCAGGGTATCGGTCAATGCTCGTCCCCCGGAAATCTTATGTTCGGTATCCAGCTTTATCAGAGCCAGACCCAACGCGGCATAAGCCCCGGTGATCGATGCCGTTCTGGTCCCCCCATCCGCCTGCAAAACGTCACAGTCAATCCAGACAGTTCTTTCACCCAGAGCATTCAAGTCAACCACCGAGCGTAAACTGCGACCGATAAGGCGCTGAATCTCCATGGTTCTTCCACCCTGTTTTCCCCGACTCGCCTCCCGCTGGCTCCTGGTATGGGTCGAACAGGGCAGCAGGGAGTATTCCGCCGTCAACCAGCCGCCCCCCTTCCCTCTGAGAAACCTGGGAACAGACTCCTCTACGGTTGCGGCACACAGCACCCTGGTATTACCAATAGAAATCAACACAGACCCTGCCGGGTAATCTAAATAGCCGGGATAAAAACTAACCGGACGCAACTGTTCAGCCTTTCGCTGGTCGTGGCGAAGGAAATTCTTTTCCATAATACAAATCCTGTTTTCTTGTCATTTTAGCTTAATGTAACCATGAAGGACTCAATGCTTCGCCCTGTTTGTCGCACTGGTTTTGCACCTTTGCTTCGCCCTGCTGCGCACGGGGACAGAATTAAATTCTGTCCCCACATCGAGACAATTTGCGAGAATGAGCGAGAGCCATGCCGGAACAGCCTGGGATATTGCATTCACACCAACAAGCCCAGTTGTTTATAGCAACTCAGAAAGTTGTCTCATTATGAAAAAAGGTGACTATCATTCCCTCAGCAGGAATCACAGTCACCTTCTCAAACCCTGAAACCGGCAAACTACCTATTTCTTCATCGCCCGGCAGTCCCGACACAAATCAAAGAAATCTTCCGGTAAATCATATTTCTTCTGGATAAACCGCAGTTGAAAATCCGGAGCGAACTCCATCCCGCACTCACTACAAGTCCGTAATTTCAACACCCGGGACCAGCGGTCGATGATCTTCTCCTCACCATCTTCCTGAATCTGGATAGCATTGGTAGGACAGACGTAAACACAGGCGCCGCAACCAATACAAAATTCAGCCTCTTCACCAAAGGGAGGAATCACTACCCGTTCAGTTCCACGCTGGGCAAAAGTAATGGCATTGGCACCGACAATCTCCCGACAAACACGCTCACATAAGCCACAAAGGATACAATCGTCATAATGCAACTCAAAAGGCGATTTCTTGAGGCCATATTCAGCCGCCAGCTGATTCAGCTTCGGGGAGGTATTACAACGGGACAACAGCAATTCCAAAACCATCTTCCTCGAGTTTATGACCTTTTCCGTATCAGTCTCCACCTCTATAGGAGCGGTCACCGGATAGTTGCAGGAGGTAGTCAGTGAACGACGTCCATTTTTCACTACCTCCACCAGGCATAATCTACATGCTCCATAGGGCTCAAGAAGTTCATGGTAACAAAGAGTGGGGATGTTGACCTGATTTGCCTTCGCGGCCTCCAGGATTGTCGTCCCTTCCTCCACCTGTACCTTTTTTCCATTTATTGTTATCTCTACCATCGTCATTCCCCTTTGTTATGAATGGGATACAAAACTCATCAGATAATTTTCACCGCGTCAAATTTGCAGGCATCATAACACATACCGCATTTAATACATTTCTCCTGATCAATTTCGTGAGGCTCTTTTTTCTTCCCGTGAGCTGCGTCAACAGGGCATACCCGGGCGCACTTATGACAACCGGTACAGGCATCAGGATCAATTTCAAAGTGAATCAAGTCCTTACAAACTCCGGCCGGACATTTTTTGTCATTAATATGAGCAAGATATTCATCCCGGAAATAACGCAGGGTGCTCAACACCGGATTTGGAGCTGTTTTTCCCAGCCCGCACATGGAGGCTTCCTGAACCACCGATGCTAGTTTCTCTAACATATCAAGGTCGCTAAGCTCTCCTTCACCCCGGGTAATTTTATCAAGAATCTCGTACATCCTTAAGATTCCTTCCCGACAGGTCGTACATTTACCACAGGATTCACCCTTGAGAAAGTTGAGAAAGTATTTGGCCACATCCACCATGCAGGTACGGTCATCCATGACAATCATACCACCGGAGCCCATCATTGATCCAACCTTGTCAAGCTCATCAAAATCAACCTGCAGGTCAAGATGTTCTTCCGGAATACAGCCACCGGAAGGCCCACCGGTCTGCACAGCTTTAAAGGAACGGCCACCGGGAATACCACCACCGATATCGAAAATAATTTCACGCAGCGAGATACCCATCGGGACTTCAACCAGGCCGGTATTATTGACCTTTCCCACCAGAGAAAAGATCTTGGTTCCGGGGCTGCCCTCGGTGCCGATGCTTCGGAACAACTCGGCACCTTTATCAATAATCACCGGAACATTGGCCCAGGTTTCCACATTGTTCAATACCGTCGGCTTGCCCCAGAGGCCGCTTTCAGCCATGTGAATATGCTTGGCCCGCGGCTCTCCCACCTGCCCCTCAATGGAGGCAATCAGGGCACTAGATTCTCCACAGACAAAGGCTCCGCCACCGCGGCTGATCTTGATATCAAAATTAAAACCACTGCCTAGAATGTTCTGTCCCAAAAAGCCCATTTCCCGGGCAGCCTCAAGAGCCATGGTTAAATTGGCAACTGCCAGCGGATATTCGTGACGTACATAGACATAGCCTTCCGTGGCCCCAACGGCATAGGCCCCAAGCAGCATACCCTCAATAACCGAGTGGGGGTTGCCTTCCAGCAGGCTGCGATCCATATAGGCCCCGGGGTCACCCTCGTCGGCGTTGCAAATCACATATTTAACCCCAGAATCAACGTCCCTGGTGGATTCCCATTTACGACCGGTGGGGAATCCGCCACCACCACGGCCCCGCAGCCCTGAAATTTTCACCTCATCCAGAACCGCATCCGTAGTCATGCCGGTCAAGGCTTTGGAAAGCGCCTGATAGCCGCCGATAGCCAGATAGTCATCAATACTTGTGGGGTCGATCAGGCCGTTACTGCCAAAAATAATCCGCTCCTGCAGTTTATAAAACGGGACATCTTTCTCCAGGGATATCTGTTCTTTGGTAGCCGGCAGGGCATAGAGAAGCGACTCAATTACTTCTCCTTCCTTCACAGTCCTGGCAATAATGTCAGGAACATCCTCAACCTTCACTTTATTATAGAACACCCCCTGGGGATGAATAACTACCAGCGGACCACGTTCGCAAAAACCATGACAGCCGGTTGCTTTCACTTCAACCTGATCAAGACCCTGTTTATCCAGTTCCTGCTGCATCGCAGCCACCACATTGGAACATCCATGAGCCTGGCAGCCGGTACCGGCACAAATGGTAATCACTGTCCGCTGGGGATCCCGGGATGCCATACATTCCTGGCGATAGGCTTCCAGTTCTGAGGCTGATTGTATTCTTTTCATGGGAAATATCCTTTTTCAGTAGGGGCAACCCCCTGTGGTTGCCCATTATCGGGGTAGCCGCAGAGGGACATCCCTACGGTGGTATTAGCGTTAACGGTAATTCTCCATCAATTTATCCACCTGCCCAGGAGTCATATCACCATGGTACTCCTGGTCAACCACAACCACCGGGCCAAGGGCACAAGCCCCCAGACAGTTAACCGTCTCCAAAGAAAACTTCTGATCAGAGGTTGTTCCACCACTGGCAACCCCCAACTGCCGCTCCAACTCATCCAAAATCCGGCTGGCACCGCGCACATGACAGGCCGTCCCTACACAGACGTTAATAATATGTTCGCCTTTCGGTTCCAGGCTGAAAGCTTTAAAAAACGTCGCTATCCGGTAGATGTGAGCCAGAGGGATACCCAGTATTGCAGCCAATTCCCGTAAATCTTCTTCCGGCAGATAGCGCTTGGCACTCTGGAGATCCTGCAACATAGCGATAATCTGGGCCGGGTCTACTCCATACTTGGCAATAATATCCTTTACTTTTGTTTCCATGGCTAACCCTCG
This genomic window contains:
- the prmC gene encoding peptide chain release factor N(5)-glutamine methyltransferase — protein: MSENWTVIKLLDWASPYLEKYGITTPRLDAELLLARVLSCDRIDLYLNYDQPTSATERAVFKKLLIRRREREPIAYILGEKEFWSLPFRVNSKVLIPRPETEHLVEAAITIINQYYPAGGTVVDLGAGSGNILLSIAHHFQAHAGLNWLGFDLSPKAVEVASKNARRLKLERVAFSVADLAEVRPDPGQNWDIILSNPPYIPTAELKKLAGEVRREPQRALDGGPDGLDYYRILSQRISSLLPDGGFLIVEVGDGQAGKVKALLVEQNPHSLDTVLDLQGIERVVVGQWIKS
- the prfA gene encoding peptide chain release factor 1; its protein translation is MFSKLGEVEEKFIDLEREMMQPEIASDPKRFQATAKAAAELRPLVTSYREYKQIEVELMENQEVIQGDDEELKSLAQEELPDLLEKKELLVDRLRRLLLPKDPNDEKNVVLEIRAGTGGDEAALFAADLFRMYSRYADQRRWKLEILSQSMIGVGGFKEIIALVQGQGVYSQLKFESGVHRVQRVPTTESQGRIHTSAVTVAILPEVDDVELEINPGDLRIDVYRASGPGGQSVNTTDSAVRITHVPTGLVVSCQDEKSQHKNKAKGMQILKARLFDLKQQEQHDQISADRRQQVGSGDRSERIRTYNFPQGRITDHRIGLTLHKLEQVMAGDLDEIISALITFYQAEALKAGQE
- the thyX gene encoding FAD-dependent thymidylate synthase; this encodes MQATVLAHTAEPVKVVAMAARLCYSPLDIENLWCSDIAEDQQLIEKVLALGHESVLEHASFSLGIEGVSRVLSHQLVRHRLASFSQQSQRYVSFDKGFSYQVPPSILKDESLRQEYDRMMEQSAEFYRHLRERKIPAEDARFVLPNAADTRLVMSMNARELRHFFRLRCCRRAQWEIRVLATEILRQLRKIALPLFHDAGPACLSGPCPEGPMSCGEAKAVRREFAELE
- the rpmE gene encoding 50S ribosomal protein L31; the encoded protein is MKKDIHPKYDACKVTCACGNSFDTRATIPEIKVEICSECHPFYTGKQKLLDTAGRIEKFRRKYSKPGN
- the rho gene encoding transcription termination factor Rho, which encodes MNLNELKNKKISDLTALAKELKVEGAAGMRKQDLIFALLQAHTNKNGEIQGSGVLEILPDGFGFLRAPDYNYISGPDDIYVSPSQIRRFNLRTGDTVSGQIRSPKESERYFALLKVQAVNHEDPESARDKILFDNLTPLFPDEHFVMEREHDNYAMRIMDLITPIGKGQRGLIVAPPRTGKTVLLKNIANSLTANHPEITLIVLLIDERPEEVTDMQRSVDGEVISSTFDEPAQRHVQVAEMVIEKAKRLVEHKHDVVILLDSITRLARAYNTVVPPSGKVLSGGVDSNALHKPKRFFGAARNIEEGGSLTIISTALIETGSRMDDVIFEEFKGTGNMELHLDRKLADKRTFPAIDIARSGTRREDLLMSKRDLQLVWILRKFLQPMGIVESMEFLLEKMEGTKNNAEFLDSMNS
- a CDS encoding XTP/dITP diphosphatase; the protein is MMPREIVVATGNLGKLREIRDLLADLPINLKSLADFTDVKMPAENGETFSANARQKALFVVKKTGSWVLADDSGLVVPSLNGEPGIYSARYAGDDADDRANNLHLLAKLQDVSVVRRQAWFVCVMVLATPSGKIHQFEGRCEGRIAATMKGDEGFGYDPLFLLAPDYTKTMAEINLAEKQRISHRGEALRQLKEWLLVQR
- the rph gene encoding ribonuclease PH; the encoded protein is MEKNFLRHDQRKAEQLRPVSFYPGYLDYPAGSVLISIGNTRVLCAATVEESVPRFLRGKGGGWLTAEYSLLPCSTHTRSQREASRGKQGGRTMEIQRLIGRSLRSVVDLNALGERTVWIDCDVLQADGGTRTASITGAYAALGLALIKLDTEHKISGGRALTDTLAAVSVGMVGNMPVLDLDYREDSTAEVDMNVVMTGRGEFVELQGTAEGTSFGMDPLQKMLALAQAGINDLIKQMDDDVFAGRLQSLVMNTDE
- a CDS encoding 2Fe-2S iron-sulfur cluster-binding protein, which gives rise to MVEITINGKKVQVEEGTTILEAAKANQVNIPTLCYHELLEPYGACRLCLVEVVKNGRRSLTTSCNYPVTAPIEVETDTEKVINSRKMVLELLLSRCNTSPKLNQLAAEYGLKKSPFELHYDDCILCGLCERVCREIVGANAITFAQRGTERVVIPPFGEEAEFCIGCGACVYVCPTNAIQIQEDGEEKIIDRWSRVLKLRTCSECGMEFAPDFQLRFIQKKYDLPEDFFDLCRDCRAMKK
- a CDS encoding NADH-quinone oxidoreductase subunit NuoF gives rise to the protein MKRIQSASELEAYRQECMASRDPQRTVITICAGTGCQAHGCSNVVAAMQQELDKQGLDQVEVKATGCHGFCERGPLVVIHPQGVFYNKVKVEDVPDIIARTVKEGEVIESLLYALPATKEQISLEKDVPFYKLQERIIFGSNGLIDPTSIDDYLAIGGYQALSKALTGMTTDAVLDEVKISGLRGRGGGGFPTGRKWESTRDVDSGVKYVICNADEGDPGAYMDRSLLEGNPHSVIEGMLLGAYAVGATEGYVYVRHEYPLAVANLTMALEAAREMGFLGQNILGSGFNFDIKISRGGGAFVCGESSALIASIEGQVGEPRAKHIHMAESGLWGKPTVLNNVETWANVPVIIDKGAELFRSIGTEGSPGTKIFSLVGKVNNTGLVEVPMGISLREIIFDIGGGIPGGRSFKAVQTGGPSGGCIPEEHLDLQVDFDELDKVGSMMGSGGMIVMDDRTCMVDVAKYFLNFLKGESCGKCTTCREGILRMYEILDKITRGEGELSDLDMLEKLASVVQEASMCGLGKTAPNPVLSTLRYFRDEYLAHINDKKCPAGVCKDLIHFEIDPDACTGCHKCARVCPVDAAHGKKKEPHEIDQEKCIKCGMCYDACKFDAVKII
- the nuoE gene encoding NADH-quinone oxidoreductase subunit NuoE; the protein is METKVKDIIAKYGVDPAQIIAMLQDLQSAKRYLPEEDLRELAAILGIPLAHIYRIATFFKAFSLEPKGEHIINVCVGTACHVRGASRILDELERQLGVASGGTTSDQKFSLETVNCLGACALGPVVVVDQEYHGDMTPGQVDKLMENYR